A genomic segment from Zerene cesonia ecotype Mississippi chromosome 5, Zerene_cesonia_1.1, whole genome shotgun sequence encodes:
- the LOC119839886 gene encoding nucleoside diphosphate-linked moiety X motif 8 — MGSCVFGLQNLFSLASRERCMVNLKKFRVPMSKIAKLPTSTAAVLVPICRYKDDAALLYTVRSTKLSSHSGQISFPGGKTDKGETPVETALRETEEEIGISSSKIDVWGQGPAFPGRNYKIMITPVIGCISNLNPEDLLINEKEVSEVFAVPLHVLCDAKNQYYTQFKNGAILPVFLAEDYKIWGVTAYITHVFLSCLLPKDVYRNDWMKKKIILSEQ, encoded by the coding sequence atgggCTCTTGTGTATTTGGATTACAAAATCTTTTTTCACTTGCTTCTCGCGAGCGATGTATggtaaatttgaaaaagtttCGTGTGCCAATGTCAAAAATTGCAAAGTTACCTACGTCTACAGCAGCTGTTCTAGTGCCGATATGTCGTTATAAAGATGATGCTGCTCTTCTGTATACCGTAAGGTCCACGAAATTAAGTAGTCATAGTGGACAAATTTCTTTTCCGGGAGGAAAGACCGACAAGGGCGAGACACCTGTTGAAACCGCATTGAGGGAAACTGAGGAAGAAATAGGCATTTCGTCTTCTAAAATAGACGTTTGGGGTCAGGGACCTGCATTCCCAGGACGGAACTATAAGATAATGATAACTCCTGTTATAGGTTGTATCTCAAATTTAAATCCTGAAGACCTACTTATAAACGAAAAGGAAGTATCGGAAGTTTTTGCAGTACCATTGCATGTGTTATGTGAtgcaaaaaatcaatattacacCCAATTTAAAAATGGTGCCATCCTACCTGTATTTCTGGCTGaggattataaaatatgggGCGTAACTGCATATATAACACACGTTTTTCTGAGTTGCTTGTTACCAAAAGACGTTTATAGAAATGATTGGATgaagaagaaaattatattaagtgaacaataa
- the LOC119840072 gene encoding nucleoside diphosphate-linked moiety X motif 8-like, with protein sequence MVLSPRILLSNLAREKCKACLRDQPQLFIQSGAISEPKAAVLLPLCVVNEEVHILYTLRSSALKTHSGQVSFPGGKIDNGEDIIDTALRETKEEIGITRDAIDVWCTMSAVQGRDKNMLIKPVVGVIKDFEKRVLVPNSHEVEEVFTVSISTLCDPHNHAHLLYDNYALPIFLAGKHKIWGITGLITHLFLQCFIPSDSYSVDFMRKKFDMNELLPSKL encoded by the coding sequence ATGGTCCTCTCTCCGCGAATATTACTGTCGAATCTTGCGCGTGAGAAATGTAAAGCGTGTTTACGGGACCAAcctcaattatttattcaaagtgGAGCAATCTCAGAACCCAAGGCTGCAGTTTTACTGCCGTTATGTGTGGTTAATGAAGAGGTACATATTTTGTACACTCTACGGTCATCCGCTTTAAAAACTCACAGTGGTCAGGTATCATTTCCTGGTGGAAAAATTGATAATGGGGAGGACATAATTGACACTGCGCTAAGAGAGACAAAGGAAGAGATTGGTATAACTCGTGATGCGATCGACGTATGGTGTACAATGTCTGCAGTTCAGGGGCGCGACAAGAATATGTTGATAAAACCTGTTGTGGGAGTCATAAAAGATTTCGAAAAGCGTGTGTTGGTGCCGAATTCACATGAAGTGGAAGAAGTGTTCACTGTTTCTATATCAACATTGTGTGATCCACATAACCATGCACATTTGTTGTATGATAACTATGCTTTACCCATATTTTTAGCTGGTAAACATAAGATATGGGGTATTACAGGGTTAATTACCCACTTGTTCCTACAGTGTTTTATACCCAGTGACAGTTATTCAGTTGACTTTATGAGGAAAAAGTTTGATATGAATGAACTATTGCCTTCCAAGTTATAG
- the LOC119840078 gene encoding nucleoside diphosphate-linked moiety X motif 8-like, whose protein sequence is MVLSPRILLSNLAREKCKACLRDQPQLFIQSGAISEPKAAVLLPLCVVNEEVHILYTLRSSALKTHSGQVSFPGGKIDNGEDIIDTALRETKEEIGITRDAIDVWCTMSAVQGRDKNMLIKPVVGVIKDFEKRVLVPNSHEVEEVFTVSISTLCDPHNHAHLLYDNYALPIFLAGKHKIWGITGLITHLFLQCFIPSDSYSVDFMRKKFDMNELLPSKL, encoded by the coding sequence ATGGTCCTGTCTCCGCGAATATTACTGTCGAATCTAGCGCGTGAGAAATGTAAAGCGTGTTTACGGGACCAACctcaattattcattcaaagtGGAGCAATCTCAGAACCCAAGGCTGCAGTTTTACTGCCGTTATGTGTGGTTAATGAAGAGGTACATATTTTGTACACTCTACGGTCATCCGCTTTAAAAACTCACAGTGGTCAGGTATCATTTCCTGGTGGAAAAATTGATAACGGGGAGGACATAATTGACACTGCGCTAAGAGAGACAAAGGAAGAGATTGGTATAACTCGTGATGCGATCGACGTATGGTGTACAATGTCTGCAGTTCAGGGGCGCGACAAGAATATGTTGATAAAACCTGTTGTGGGAGTCATAAAAGATTTCGAAAAGCGTGTGTTGGTGCCGAATTCACATGAAGTGGAAGAAGTGTTCACTGTTTCTATATCAACATTGTGTGATCCACATAACCATGCACATTTGTTGTATGATAACTATGCTTTACCCATATTTTTAGCTGGTAAACATAAGATATGGGGTATTACAGGGTTAATTACCCACTTGTTCCTACAGTGTTTTATACCCAGTGACAGTTATTCAGTTGACTTTATGAGGAAAAAGTTTGATATGAATGAACTATTGCCTTCCAAGTTATAG